DNA sequence from the bacterium genome:
AACATGAATTTCCGCGGCAGCTACACCGTACACGCCCTCAACGCCCTGTTCCTGGAAGCCTACTGGAACGAGGGCTCACCGGTGAAGCAGACCCGCTGGCTGGATAATTACGTCGTCTCCACCGCGCCCATCGGCCCGGTGACCACCTCGGTGAACCCCACGCTGATCAAGCGGCCCTACCACGGGCCGGGGACCCAGGCGGGCTGGGAGGCGGAGCTGTCCCAGTCGCTTCAGGGCGAAGCGGTCTGGCACGGCGCGGTGCAGGGCACGGCCGACACGCTGCGCGTGGACGCGGCGACCGGGCGGTTCAGCGGCGCACTGGAGGGCCGGACCGCCCTCGACCCGGGCACCCGCTACTGGGTCCGGGTGCGCCAGAGCGGCAGCGATGGAGCCTGGTCCGAGTGGAGCCGCTGGCACCAGCCTTTCGTGACCGAGGGCCAGTCCGCCACCGGCGCGCTCGACTGCGACTGGAACGGTGACGGACGCTCCACGCTGGCGGATGTGATCTCGTTCCTGCTGTTCCGCCGCGACCACCCGACCGACACTGCCGCGGACTACGACGGCGACGGCCGTCTGAGCGTGCTCGACCCCTACCGCATGCTCAAGGACATCCTGGCCGGACGCTGCGGACTGCCCGTGCTGGCCGCGGCGTCAGCGGGCAAGGACGGTGGAACCGCCCTGGCCCCGGCCGACCGCGAGTACGTGCTGCAGCAGATGAGCAGCCTGCCGCTCAAGGAAAACGAGCGCACCGCGCTGCTGGCCGCGCTGGATGAGGCCTCGCGGCGCTCCATCCTGCCCGCCGCGTTCAGCCTGTCCCAGAACTACCCCAACCCGTTCAACCCGCAGACTGTCATCCCTTTCAGCTTGCCGGAGTCGCAGGCCCCCGTCCGGGTCTCGCTTAAGGTCTACGACCTCCGGAACCAGCTGGTGCGCACCCTGGTCGACGGGACCAGGGAGGCCGGGGTGTACACGGTGTTCTGGGACGGTGCGGACGAGCAGGGCCGCACCCTGCCCAGCGGGGTCTATTTCTACCGTCTGCAGGCCGGCGCGCACAGCCTGACCCGCAAAATGGTGCTCTTGCGCTGAGCCTCGAGGAGAACGCATGCAACGACGTGAGCTGATCCGGGCCGGCGCCGCGCTGGCCCTTCTGGGCGGGACCGCCCCCGGGGTGTCCCAAGCCGAGGGGCCCTCGCACCTCTGGGAGGGCTACGATTTCGGTTCCGGCCCCCCGGCGCCCGACCGTCTGAACCAGGGCCCCTTCGGCATCGAGCAGAGCGAGGTCTGGGCCACGATCGGCAGCACTTCACAGAGCGCGGCCCATATCCGCAATTTCGGCGTCGGGTTTGTCGGCTACGCCTGGGAGGAGGGCGGCCCGGCCCTGGCGGTGCGGCGCGGGCAGCAGAAGCTGGAGGACGCGGTTGAGACCCTGGCCGCGCTGCCGTTCAACGACGTGATCTACATCCGTTGCGACTGGCGCGACGTGCAGAGCGCCCCCGGCCGGCTTGACCTGGCCCCGGTCTGGCAGGTCTCTCTCGATGCCGCCAAGCGCCACGGCCAGCGCATCGCGTTCCGCGTGCAGATGTCCAACCCGAAGCCGGTCCCGGCCGGCTACCGCGCCCTGCCAGATTTCCTGCTCGAAAAGGTGCCCCTGGTGCCCATCGGCCCCTACCCGGGACGCGGGGACCAGATGTTCGAGCCACGCTACGACCACCCCGAGTTCATCAAGGCTTTCCGCGAGCTGAACGAGCTTCTGGCCGCGCGATTCGATTCCAGCGGCGAGGTGGAGTTCATCGACCTGATGATGTACGGCTGGTGGGGCGAGGGCCACACCAGCGGCGCCGGGACCCCGTTCAACGACTATTACACCGCCGAAAAGACCTTCGTGGAGCTGACTCGTATCCAGTTCGAGAATTTCAAGCGGATACCGCTGGCGGCCAACACCCAGCCGGATGGCAACCACGTGGGCAACAACGAGGTGTTGGACATGACTGTCCGCGCGGGCGGCTGGCTGCGCTCGGACAGCATCATCCACGACGAGCCGATCCAGATCGAGCGCCTGGCCCACCGTCCCCCCTGGCTGGCGGTGGTGATCGAGCAGGGCTGGGCGCGCGCCCATGCGCTGGACAAAATCCCGGTGGACGCCGCCGGGGTGAGCGCCAAGGACAAGTCCATGCTGCATGTGCTGGACCTGGGGGCCAACTACTGGGCGCTCTGGACCGAGGGCGAGAACCTCCGCCTCTACCGCGAGCGGTTCCCGCGGGCGTTCGAGGCCCTGGAGGCCCGGATGGGCCACCGGGTGCGACCCTCCTGGCTCTGGCAGCGCGAGCGCTGGGACCGTCCCGAGCTGATTATTGGTTTCACCAACGATGGCGTGGCCGGGGCGCCGGGCTATCTGCGGGTGAGCGTGGAAAGCCGCGACGGCTCTTACCGCGCCTCGGGCTGCCTGGACGCCGGACAGCCCTACGGTGGCAAGGTGCGCCAGGCCCAGTTCGTACTGCCGGAGGACATGTTCGGCCGCGAGGTGCTGATCCGCGGCGAGATCGTGACCAACGGCGTGGCGCGGCCCTACCGCTGGTGCTGCGCCCAGCCGCTGGAGCCGGACGGGGCTTATGCGCTTCAGTTGAAAGAGAAAGGCAAGCTGGTCTGGGGTGAGGTGTACTGAGACGTGAGAGGCGGACACTGGAGGCGTGTATGTCCAACCTGATCGGTTTTCATTTTCTGGGAGTGATGCTGGCTCTGGCCGCGCTGACTGCGGCCGGCGCGGTGCTTTCGCCGGCGCAGGCCCAGTCGGGCTCGCAGGAGCCGGCCGCCTGGCCCAAGGTGGACGCCCACGCGCACGTGATGTCCATCCGTCCGCAGGACGAGGCGGCCTGGCTGGCCGACCTGGAGCGCTGGAACATCAAATGGCTCACGATCTGCACTGCGGTGGATGACAGCCAGCACCTGCGCCGTCAGGTCGAGACCGCCGCCCGCCTTCACGCCGCGCACCCGGAGCGCCTGGCCTGGGTGACCACTTTTCCGCTCTACGAGTGGGGCCGTCCCGGCTGGCAGGAGAAAGCCCTGGCCGCGCTGCGGGACGGGTTCGAGCGGGGCGCGGTGGGGGTCAAGGTCTGGAAGGATATCGGCATGCTGCTCAGGGACCCGGACGGCGGCTACGTGCAGATCGACGACCCGCGGTTCGGCCCGCTGCTCGACTATATCGAGAGCCAGGGCCGCACCCTGGTGGCCCATATCGCCGAGCCGCGCAGCTGCTGGCTGCCTTTGGACAAGATGCTCAGCCCCAA
Encoded proteins:
- a CDS encoding T9SS type A sorting domain-containing protein; translation: AAASTIWYDDFSSDRTEYTERQNDLDTRVGFGGQGGSLPCVYDKGSQGTGNRKLFFGDSPYGTTVVKAGEKFEEVYWRVYVLHQYGWTGGAEAKLSRITSIVNGSWAQAMIDHVWGSSNETLTLDPVSCVEGDQVLSTGYNDWNAMHWLGNSPSAQMRISSTEESGWWVCVEVRCKLNTPGKSDGETQLWIDGHLETERHNMNFRGSYTVHALNALFLEAYWNEGSPVKQTRWLDNYVVSTAPIGPVTTSVNPTLIKRPYHGPGTQAGWEAELSQSLQGEAVWHGAVQGTADTLRVDAATGRFSGALEGRTALDPGTRYWVRVRQSGSDGAWSEWSRWHQPFVTEGQSATGALDCDWNGDGRSTLADVISFLLFRRDHPTDTAADYDGDGRLSVLDPYRMLKDILAGRCGLPVLAAASAGKDGGTALAPADREYVLQQMSSLPLKENERTALLAALDEASRRSILPAAFSLSQNYPNPFNPQTVIPFSLPESQAPVRVSLKVYDLRNQLVRTLVDGTREAGVYTVFWDGADEQGRTLPSGVYFYRLQAGAHSLTRKMVLLR
- a CDS encoding amidohydrolase, which produces MSNLIGFHFLGVMLALAALTAAGAVLSPAQAQSGSQEPAAWPKVDAHAHVMSIRPQDEAAWLADLERWNIKWLTICTAVDDSQHLRRQVETAARLHAAHPERLAWVTTFPLYEWGRPGWQEKALAALRDGFERGAVGVKVWKDIGMLLRDPDGGYVQIDDPRFGPLLDYIESQGRTLVAHIAEPRSCWLPLDKMLSPNDSDYYGQHPQYHAFLHPEMPDYWTIIAARDRMLAAHPRLRVVGCHLASLEFDVDEVAARLERYPNLAVDLAERVYYLQLQDRKKVRDFVLKYQDRILYGTDLVVDSAGDPTRPLAASLARTDSVYAQDIRYFATDGLLTDWKVPGQFQGLALPDSVLKKLFCDNAKTWFPGI